The following coding sequences are from one Lolium rigidum isolate FL_2022 chromosome 6, APGP_CSIRO_Lrig_0.1, whole genome shotgun sequence window:
- the LOC124662810 gene encoding FT-interacting protein 7-like, whose translation MKLAVEISDASDLPPKDNAATCNAFVEVDFDGQKQRTATRPADRSPQWNETLLFDVRDDPDPGRLPSIPAVEVSVLHDRRLSDHNAVRPSAFLGRVRLTGDSFAPSPDEAVVQRYPLEKRGLFSRVSGDIALRLYLLDGRDRADGAPAAPANSSSAAPTMMNNVDQDQRRADPAAASMDPERAVRNAFAAAPSEAARTPAAESMGKSSHEPRVFRSIPASSSEPRRATLHAMAAPPPPPGQTVVMPRPAGPPPAQPPGSAYGLVETRPPLPAKMGPRSSAAKIASTYDMVEPMTYLYVTVVKARDLPTMDITGSLDPYVEVKLGNFKGVTRHLEKNSNPVWRQTFAFSGAHLQSSQLEVIVKDKDVLRDDFVGRVVFDMSDIPSRLPPDSPLAPQWYRLADAHGNKMQHGGHHGYGEIMLAVWLGTQADEAFPEAWHSDAHSLSQEGLTNTRSKVYYSPKLIYLKLSVIAAQDLIPAEKGRPLAATIAKIQMGNQIRRTRPQSGTANPIWSEEFMFVASEPFEDPLVVTVEERVAAGRDEPIGRLIIPVNSPYVPRNDLAKSVPSKWFSLSRGMTMEEAAADVTSSIKNRESSKTFASKIHLKMSLETAYHVLDESTHYSSDLQPAAKKLRKSAIGILEVGILSARGLGGNKNPYCVAKYGSKWVRTRTLLFTAAPQWNEQYTWEVFDLSTVITVAVFDNANLHHGHGHEPSKDKRIGKVRVRLATLETDRVYTHYYPLMALTPSGLKKTGELHLAVRFTCTAWANMLAQYGRPLLPKMHYTNPISVLQLDYLRFQAMQMVATRLGRAEPPLRREVVEYMLDVDSHMFSLRRSKANFYRIISLFSGAVAVGRWFDGICKWKNPLTTILVHVLFLILVCYPELILPTVFLYLFMIGVWNYRRRPRKPPHMDTVLSHAELAHPDELDEEFDTFPTSKPSDVVRMRYDRLRSVAGRVQTVVGDLAMQGERAQSLLSWRDPRATAIFITLSLVVAIVLYVTPFQVVAVVAGLYLLRHPRFRSKQPSVPFNFYKRLPAKGDMLL comes from the coding sequence ATGAAGCTCGCCGTGGAGATCTCGGACGCGTCCGACCTGCCCCCGAAGGACAACGCGGCCACCTGCAACGCCTTTGTCGAGGTCGACTTCGACGGCCAGAAGCAGCGCaccgccacccggcccgccgaccGCTCTCCCCAGTGGAACGAGACCCTCCTCTTCGACGTCCGCGATGATCCGGATCCGGGCCGGCTCCCCTCGATCCCCGCCGTCGAGGTGTCCGTGCTCCACGACCGCCGCCTCAGCGACCACAACGCGGTCCGCCCCAGCGCCTTCCTCGGCCGCGTCCGCCTCACCGGGGACTCCTTCGCGCCGTCGCCCGACGAGGCGGTGGTCCAGAGGTACCCGCTCGAAAAGCGCGGGCTCTTCTCCCGCGTGTCCGGGGACATCGCGCTCCGGCTGTACCTGCTGGATGGTCGTGATCGCGCCGACGGTGCCCCCGCCGCCCCTGCTAATTCTAGTTCAGctgctccgacgatgatgaacaaCGTCGATCAAGATCAGCGGCGTGCCGACCCCGCAGCCGCAAGCATGGACCCCGAGAGGGCCGTCAGGAACGCGTTCGCCGCCGCCCCATCCGAGGCGGCGCGGACGCCGGCGGCCGAGTCCATGGGAAAGAGCAGCCACGAGCCGCGCGTGTTCCGCTCGATACCGGCCTCTTCCTCCGAGCCACGCCGCGCCACGCTGCACGCCATGGCagcgccgcctccaccaccgGGGCAGACGGTGGTCATGCCGCGCCCCGCAGGCCCGCCACCAGCCCAACCACCAGGCTCCGCGTACGGCCTGGTGGAGACGAGGCCCCCGCTGCCAGCGAAAATGGGTCCGCGCTCGTCGGCGGCGAAGATCGCGTCCACCTACGACATGGTGGAGCCCATGACGTACCTCTACGTGACCGTCGTCAAGGCCCGGGACCTGCCCACCATGGACATCACCGGCTCGCTGGACCCGTACGTGGAGGTGAAGCTGGGCAACTTCAAGGGCGTGACGCGCCACCTGGAGAAGAACTCCAACCCGGTATGGCGCCAGACGTTCGCCTTCTCCGGCGCGCACCTGCAGTCCAGCCAGCTGGAGGTCATCGTCAAGGACAAGGACGTGCTCCGCGACGACTTCGTCGGCCGTGTCGTCTTCGACATGTCCGACATTCCCAGCAGGCTGCCGCCCGACTCCCCGCTTGCGCCGCAGTGGTACCGCCTCGCTGACGCGCACGGCAACAAGATGCAGCATGGTGGCCACCATGGGTACGGCGAGATCATGCTGGCGGTGTGGCTGGGCACGCAGGCCGACGAGGCGTTCCCGGAGGCGTGGCACTCGGACGCGCACTCGCTTTCTCAGGAAGGCCTCACCAACACGCGCTCCAAGGTTTACTACTCGCCCAAGCTCATCTACCTCAAGCTCTCCGTCATCGCCGCGCAGGACCTGATCCCCGCCGAGAAGGGCCGACCTCTCGCGGCCACCATCGCCAAGATCCAGATGGGGAACCAGATCCGGCGGACGAGGCCTCAGAGCGGGACGGCCAACCCGATATGGAGCGAGGAATTCATGTTCGTCGCCAGCGAGCCGTTCGAGGACCCGCTGGTGGTGACTGTGGAGGAGAGGGTCGCCGCCGGCCGCGACGAGCCCATCGGCCGCCTGATCATCCCCGTCAATTCGCCGTACGTCCCGCGCAACGACCTGGCGAAATCCGTTCCGTCGAAATGGTTCAGTCTGTCGCGCGGGATgacgatggaggaggcggcggccgacgtGACCAGCAGCATCAAGAACAGGGAGTCGTCCAAGACGTTCGCCAGCAAGATCCACCTGAAGATGAGCCTGGAGACCGCGTACCACGTGTTGGACGAGTCGACGCACTACAGCAGCGACCTGCAGCCGGCGGCCAAGAAGCTGCGGAAGAGCGCCATTGGCATCCTCGAAGTTGGCATTCTCAGCGCGCGCGGCCTCGGAGGCAACAAGAACCCGTACTGTGTGGCCAAGTACGGCTCCAAGTGGGTGCGCACGCGCACGCTGCTGTTCACGGCGGCGCCGCAGTGGAACGAGCAGTACACGTGGGAGGTGTTCGACCTCAGCACCGTCATCACCGTCGCCGTGTTCGACAACGCCAACCtccaccacggccacggccacgagcCAAGCAAGGACAAGAGGATCGGCAAGGTGCGCGTCCGGCTCGCCACGCTGGAGACCGACAGGGTGTACACGCACTACTACCCTCTGATGGCGCTCACCCCGTCGGGGCTGAAGAAGACGGGGGAGCTCCACCTTGCCGTCCGGTTCACGTGCACGGCTTGGGCCAACATGCTGGCGCAGTACGGCCGGCCGCTGCTGCCGAAGATGCACTACACGAACCCGATCTCGGTGCTGCAACTGGACTACCTCCGGTTCCAAGCGATGCAGATGGTGGCGACGCGTCTAGGCAGGGCGGAGCCGCCGCTGCGGAGGGAGGTGGTGGAGTACATGCTCGACGTTGACTCGCACATGTTCAGCCTGCGGCGCAGCAAGGCCAACTTCTACCGGATCATCTCCCTCTTCTCCGGCGCCGTCGCCGTGGGGAGATGGTTCGACGGCATCTGCAAGTGGAAGAACCCACTGACAACGATCCTGGTCCACGTGCTCTTCCTCATCCTGGTGTGCTACCCGGAGCTGATCCTGCCGACGGTGTTTCTATACCTGTTCATGATCGGGGTGTGGAACTACCGGAGACGGCCGCGCAAGCCGCCCCACATGGACACCGTGCTGTCGCACGCGGAGCTTGCCCACCCGGACGAGCTTGATGAGGAGTTCGACACGTTCCCGACGTCCAAGCCGAGCGACGTTGTTCGGATGCGGTACGACCGGCTGCGGAGCGTCGCCGGCCGGGTGCAGACGGTGGTCGGCGACCTGGCCATGCAGGGGGAGCGCGCCCAGTCACTGCTCAGCTGGCGGGACCCCAGGGCCACGGCGATCTTCATCACGCTGTCACTGGTGGTGGCGATCGTGCTGTACGTGACGCCGTTCCAGGTGGTGGCCGTCGTCGCCGGCCTGTACTTACTCCGCCACCCACGGTTCAGAAGCAAGCAGCCGTCCGTGCCGTTCAACTTCTACAAGAGGCTCCCGGCCAAGGGCGACATGCTCCTATGA